From the candidate division KSB1 bacterium genome, one window contains:
- a CDS encoding roadblock/LC7 domain-containing protein has translation MYPDTDTLTMTEAPEFTNAPAKAPQFSIEQKMASIVTLGNYEAALLFSEEGLPIAQAISHAGPETNADRIAEMAITLQEVSRMAATVGGISRLREVAIEGDNHRRIVFRFFRAFEQAVVLAVVVPPGKPYKQKTNELEKLILGESF, from the coding sequence ATGTATCCCGATACCGACACCCTCACCATGACCGAGGCCCCGGAATTTACCAATGCGCCGGCGAAAGCGCCGCAGTTTTCCATTGAACAGAAGATGGCCAGCATTGTGACGCTGGGTAATTACGAAGCCGCGCTGCTGTTCAGTGAAGAAGGCCTGCCGATTGCACAGGCGATCAGCCACGCAGGGCCGGAGACCAACGCCGATCGCATTGCCGAAATGGCGATCACTTTGCAGGAGGTGAGCCGCATGGCTGCCACGGTTGGCGGGATTTCCCGGCTGCGCGAAGTCGCGATCGAGGGGGACAACCATCGCCGCATCGTGTTTCGGTTTTTCCGGGCGTTTGAGCAGGCTGTCGTGCTGGCGGTGGTGGTGCCACCGGGGAAGCCCTATAAACAGAAGACCAACGAGCTGGAGAAGTTGATATTGGGGGAATCCTTCTGA
- a CDS encoding C2 family cysteine protease: MTRKEAKATGAGMAQNAAVINPYALAELVVGRKIPWREIPDTQRLLEDILQTPYEELFDPKFEGPLYTGLRLDANLQLQPVRSPLLDIEVRVDLNDLEHPLEPDLSAIKTLADLGPHFDTNEIGRIAVQRAELVGQHQIMLRLRLPDKERWQRLARVLTKDIVATIAFDPQSVGQSKDWTPPNGTWGDAGRFFNEAAEFFDPVQGAVANCYYIAALSAVAWAMPYRITHLTRAVGTTQERFLNMIRFYKPDSGGQLDREIEVTDAVPLSNGNFIYCRSSESGEIWPAVYEKAYAKLKTGITGDHPDITATAWGDCVWATAQLTGGRRFYYDTPSFSADDLWNLVRANSLSYRTFNPMTAWTYSSGEASEKKIIYSDANIVASHCYTILGWAYRNDRKYIILRNPWGYTEATVQTLNDTVWLYDISWWRPINLTAIDGTFALEASAFKTYFAGLGVVK; encoded by the coding sequence ATGACTCGCAAAGAAGCAAAGGCAACCGGTGCGGGGATGGCGCAAAATGCAGCGGTCATCAATCCCTACGCGCTGGCCGAGTTGGTGGTTGGCCGCAAAATCCCGTGGCGGGAGATCCCCGACACGCAACGGTTGTTGGAGGATATCCTGCAAACCCCCTACGAGGAGTTGTTCGATCCCAAATTCGAGGGGCCGCTCTATACCGGCTTGCGTTTGGATGCCAATCTGCAACTCCAGCCGGTGCGTTCTCCCCTGCTGGATATCGAGGTACGAGTCGATCTCAACGATCTCGAACATCCCCTGGAGCCGGATTTGTCGGCCATCAAGACGCTCGCGGATCTGGGGCCGCACTTTGACACCAATGAGATTGGCAGGATAGCGGTGCAACGCGCCGAGCTGGTGGGGCAGCACCAGATCATGCTGCGGCTGCGGTTGCCTGACAAGGAACGGTGGCAGCGCCTGGCGCGTGTGCTCACCAAAGACATCGTGGCGACGATCGCCTTTGACCCTCAAAGCGTGGGACAGAGCAAGGATTGGACGCCGCCCAACGGCACCTGGGGCGACGCCGGCCGGTTTTTCAACGAAGCCGCGGAGTTTTTCGACCCGGTTCAGGGGGCAGTGGCCAATTGTTACTACATCGCCGCCCTGTCGGCGGTGGCGTGGGCCATGCCTTATCGCATCACGCATCTCACCCGCGCCGTGGGCACGACACAGGAGCGCTTCCTCAACATGATCCGCTTCTACAAGCCGGACAGCGGCGGTCAGCTCGACCGGGAGATCGAGGTCACGGACGCCGTCCCGCTGAGCAATGGCAATTTCATCTATTGCCGCTCGAGCGAGAGCGGGGAAATTTGGCCGGCCGTCTATGAAAAGGCCTATGCCAAGCTCAAAACCGGCATCACCGGCGACCATCCCGATATTACGGCCACGGCGTGGGGAGACTGCGTGTGGGCGACCGCCCAGCTCACCGGCGGCCGGCGCTTCTACTATGACACCCCGAGCTTCTCCGCCGACGATCTGTGGAACCTGGTGCGCGCCAATTCGCTGAGCTATCGCACCTTCAATCCGATGACGGCCTGGACGTACTCCAGTGGCGAGGCCAGCGAGAAAAAAATCATCTATAGCGATGCCAACATTGTGGCGTCACACTGTTACACCATCCTGGGATGGGCATATCGCAACGATCGCAAATATATCATTCTGCGCAATCCCTGGGGCTATACCGAAGCCACGGTGCAAACGTTGAATGACACGGTGTGGTTGTATGATATCAGTTGGTGGCGGCCGATCAATCTCACGGCCATCGACGGTACGTTTGCCCTCGAGGCCTCGGCCTTCAAAACCTATTTTGCCGGTCTGGGTGTGGTGAAGTAG
- the tig gene encoding trigger factor yields the protein MDVQISNGDKWKRHLEISLTSTEFKPHVEKTLRAFQKQVRLDGFRPGKVPMPLVEKLFRDEAKRKTIEELVPHLLADVRTQHHLRTVGPAQLDEVKYDENSGLKLRATVEVEPVAELKTYSGFRLDQVIYEVTDEDVEEVLARLREQHSWLESVESGAQPGHLVTADIQVTDVGGVPLIGRHYKDQRLRIAAPGEDEDDFTPQLIGVKPEETRLVRTTVTGADGTPQEKYYQVTVREVAEVKLPELDDELARTVGNYETLADLRQAIAEDLRAQAERRSREELHDALIEEMLKHNPLELPEGMLAAYTNAYFESLQETLKNVQGLREEDLREEAHKRTTRYLKWRYLREQVAEIEHLLVTEDDMRAHLAAVAAARNEDPQRLINKTLNDEKQREDLRDQLENYKVLTFLAGRMKIEQRRVPYKDRNKSRIITA from the coding sequence TTGGATGTTCAAATCTCAAACGGCGACAAGTGGAAGCGCCATCTGGAAATCAGTCTCACCTCCACCGAATTCAAACCGCATGTTGAAAAAACGCTGCGTGCCTTTCAAAAACAGGTCCGGCTCGACGGTTTTCGCCCCGGCAAAGTGCCGATGCCTCTCGTCGAAAAGTTGTTTCGTGATGAAGCCAAGCGCAAAACCATAGAAGAGCTGGTGCCGCATTTGCTCGCCGATGTGCGCACGCAACATCACTTGCGCACCGTCGGGCCGGCGCAGCTCGACGAGGTGAAATATGATGAGAACAGCGGTTTGAAGCTGCGCGCCACCGTTGAAGTGGAACCGGTGGCCGAGTTGAAGACATACAGTGGCTTCCGGCTCGATCAGGTGATTTACGAAGTCACGGATGAGGATGTGGAGGAGGTGCTCGCCCGGCTGCGGGAGCAGCACAGTTGGCTGGAAAGCGTGGAGAGCGGGGCCCAGCCCGGCCATTTGGTGACGGCCGACATTCAGGTAACCGACGTCGGTGGCGTGCCGTTGATCGGGCGGCATTACAAGGACCAGCGCCTGCGCATCGCCGCGCCCGGTGAGGACGAGGACGATTTCACGCCGCAATTGATCGGCGTCAAGCCGGAGGAAACGCGCCTGGTGCGGACCACGGTGACGGGTGCCGACGGCACGCCGCAGGAAAAGTACTACCAGGTCACCGTCAGGGAAGTGGCGGAAGTGAAACTGCCGGAGCTGGATGATGAGCTGGCGCGCACGGTGGGCAATTATGAGACGCTCGCCGATTTGCGGCAGGCCATCGCGGAGGACCTGCGCGCCCAGGCGGAGCGGCGCAGCCGGGAGGAATTGCACGACGCGCTCATCGAAGAGATGCTCAAGCACAACCCGTTGGAATTGCCGGAAGGCATGCTGGCTGCCTATACCAATGCCTATTTCGAAAGTCTCCAGGAGACCCTCAAGAACGTGCAAGGCCTCCGGGAGGAGGATTTGCGGGAGGAGGCGCACAAGCGCACGACGCGTTATCTCAAATGGCGCTATCTGCGCGAGCAAGTGGCGGAGATCGAGCATCTGCTCGTCACCGAAGACGACATGCGCGCACACCTCGCCGCCGTGGCCGCGGCACGCAATGAAGACCCGCAGCGCCTGATCAACAAAACGCTCAATGATGAGAAGCAGCGCGAGGATTTGCGCGACCAACTCGAAAATTACAAAGTGCTCACCTTCCTGGCGGGCAGGATGAAGATAGAGCAACGGCGCGTGCCCTACAAAGATCGCAACAAGTCCAGGATCATTACCGCTTAA
- the clpP gene encoding ATP-dependent Clp endopeptidase proteolytic subunit ClpP, with the protein MGLVPMVVEQTGRGERAYDIFSRLLKERIVFLGTAIDDTIASLTIAQLLFLEAEDPEKDIFIYINSPGGSVSAGLAIYDTMQYIKPAVNTICMGMAASMGAVLLAAGTKGKRFALPHARIMIHQPWGGFQGQAADIAIQATEILKTRERINKILAEHTGQELTRIEKDSDRDFFMSAEEAAQYGIIDEIMTRKGISKRK; encoded by the coding sequence ATGGGTCTGGTTCCAATGGTGGTCGAACAAACGGGGCGTGGCGAACGCGCTTATGATATTTTCTCCCGTTTGCTGAAGGAGCGCATCGTTTTTCTCGGCACCGCCATCGATGATACCATCGCGAGTCTGACGATCGCGCAATTGCTCTTTTTGGAGGCCGAGGATCCGGAGAAGGATATTTTCATTTACATCAACAGCCCGGGCGGCAGTGTGTCCGCCGGGCTGGCGATTTACGACACCATGCAATACATCAAACCGGCGGTCAACACCATCTGCATGGGAATGGCGGCCAGCATGGGTGCCGTGCTGCTGGCGGCCGGCACCAAGGGCAAACGCTTCGCCCTGCCGCATGCCCGCATCATGATTCACCAGCCCTGGGGCGGCTTCCAGGGCCAGGCGGCGGATATTGCCATTCAGGCCACCGAAATCCTCAAGACGCGGGAGCGCATCAACAAAATTCTCGCCGAGCACACCGGCCAGGAGCTCACCCGCATCGAGAAAGATTCCGACCGTGATTTCTTCATGTCTGCCGAGGAGGCCGCACAATATGGCATCATCGATGAGATCATGACCCGCAAGGGCATCAGCAAGAGAAAGTAG
- the clpX gene encoding ATP-dependent Clp protease ATP-binding subunit ClpX, giving the protein MADFGKRDRLFICSFCGKNSNQVDCIVTGPDVYICNECVRNASEIIRDDMQRRAVPFYGRIPTPEEIKRELDDYVIGQDRAKMSLAVAVYNHYKRIETPANLEDVELEKSNILLVGPTGTGKTLLAQTLARFLQVPFTIADATTLTEAGYVGEDVENILVRLLQAADYDLERAEKGIVYIDEIDKISRKDGNPSITRDVSGEGVQQALLKLLEGTVAAVPPKGGRKHPEQNLININTRNILFICGGAFENLDKIIARRIGKKEIGFGSDPKSQSEKSIGELFMKVEPEDLLKFGLIPELIGRLPVIAALSELNEAALMEILVRPRNALTKQYRRLLHMDGVELNFEDEALRAIVQRAIKRGTGARGLRSVMEEIMLEVMYKIPSMPEVKTCTITRECIVEGKPPLYTYEKMKKSA; this is encoded by the coding sequence ATGGCGGACTTTGGCAAACGCGACCGGCTGTTCATTTGCTCCTTTTGCGGCAAAAATTCGAATCAGGTGGATTGCATCGTCACCGGCCCCGACGTGTACATCTGCAACGAATGCGTGCGCAACGCCAGTGAGATCATCCGCGATGACATGCAGCGCCGTGCCGTGCCGTTCTACGGCCGCATTCCCACGCCCGAGGAGATCAAGCGCGAGCTGGATGATTACGTGATCGGACAGGATCGCGCCAAGATGTCGCTGGCGGTGGCGGTTTACAACCACTACAAGCGCATCGAAACCCCGGCCAACCTGGAGGACGTGGAGCTGGAAAAGAGCAATATTCTGCTGGTCGGGCCGACCGGCACCGGCAAGACCCTGCTGGCACAGACGCTCGCGCGCTTCCTGCAGGTGCCCTTCACCATCGCGGATGCCACCACCCTCACCGAAGCCGGTTACGTCGGCGAGGATGTGGAGAACATTCTGGTGCGGCTGCTGCAGGCCGCCGATTACGATCTCGAGCGCGCCGAAAAAGGCATCGTCTACATCGACGAAATCGACAAAATCTCGCGCAAAGACGGCAACCCGAGCATCACCCGTGACGTGTCGGGCGAGGGGGTGCAGCAGGCGCTGCTGAAGCTGCTGGAGGGCACCGTGGCGGCGGTGCCACCCAAGGGCGGGCGCAAGCATCCCGAACAAAATCTCATCAACATCAACACCCGCAACATCCTTTTCATTTGCGGCGGGGCGTTCGAGAATCTCGACAAAATCATCGCGCGCCGCATCGGCAAAAAGGAGATCGGCTTCGGCTCCGATCCCAAAAGCCAGTCGGAAAAATCCATCGGCGAGCTGTTTATGAAAGTCGAGCCGGAGGATTTGCTGAAGTTCGGCCTGATTCCCGAGTTGATCGGCCGGCTGCCGGTGATCGCCGCACTCAGCGAGCTCAATGAAGCCGCATTGATGGAGATTCTGGTCAGGCCCAGGAACGCGCTCACCAAGCAATACCGCCGTCTGCTGCACATGGACGGGGTGGAACTCAATTTCGAGGACGAGGCCTTGCGCGCCATCGTGCAGCGGGCGATCAAACGCGGCACCGGTGCGCGCGGCCTGCGGTCCGTCATGGAAGAAATCATGCTGGAGGTGATGTACAAAATCCCCAGCATGCCGGAAGTGAAAACCTGCACGATTACCAGGGAGTGTATTGTTGAGGGCAAGCCTCCGCTTTACACTTATGAGAAGAT